One stretch of Deltaproteobacteria bacterium DNA includes these proteins:
- a CDS encoding VWA domain-containing protein, protein MASRCRPRPLRPTRRSHPTRSDWWSPSAPTPDCVTICSGWCGRARSASWPCPGSRFRCSDRTGSCARFAWAGFRSRCGRCARTCPNAPRSSTSARRPRSRRRPSGSGSRSRSRSPPARRRCARCAVGRGRSARRRRGSRRPAAGRSRSSAIPIATPTRAPPRARCAPPCSSSSPACGESTRRARLRPSCPRRSTASWFACSRHSSARASRNDPGSSLWQSSRRRRESGCGMWRISALSPLEAAAYGVEAPRLLLAGLACVALLAWLVLAIGPRRLRVPSAGANPSRVRPDLAFLVSVALRITALALLVLAAARPIGLVPENPAGGTGVDLLIALDASGSMLALDGQLEGRQVTRLELAKRAVAELVRARGGDRIGLVAFGEHAFTQCPLTVDHRLVQEALERVEAGLVGDATALGEAIGLGARRLSIPGGPEDGRRILVVVTDGRHNSGKLAPKTAAELAAMAGVRIHTVGVGSSGLVPFAQPGRGTPMRFERVDLDRPTLESVASATGGRFFHARRPEDLAGVAAAIDRLEARPTAIEPRYRHATLAPHALALALALLLLEAGLAHGMLRRLP, encoded by the coding sequence ATGGCTTCGCGCTGCAGACCCCGTCCGCTCCGTCCGACGCGGCGTTCGCATCCGACTCGGTCCGACTGGTGGAGCCCGTCCGCACCGACACCGGACTGCGTCACCATCTGCTCTGGGTGGTGCGGGCGCGCGAGGTCGGCGAGCTGGCCCTGCCCTGGCTCGAGATTCCGCTGCTCGGATCGGACGGGGAGCTGCGCCCGCTTCGCGTGGGCGGGATTCCGGTCTCGGTGCGGTCGGTGCGCGCGGACCTGCCCGAACGCGCCGCGGTCTTCGACATCCGCGCGGCGCCCGCGATCGCGCCGACGCCCGTCTGGGTCTGGATCGCGGTCGCGCTCGCGATCGCCGCCGGCTCGACGGCGCTGCGCGCGCTGCGCCGTCGGGCGCGGGCGCTCCGCCAGGCGACGACGCGGCTCGAGGCGACCGGCCGCAGGGCGCTCGCGGAGCTCGGCGATCCCGATCGCGACGCCGACGCGCGCGCCGCCGCGGGCGCGATGCGCGCCGCCCTGCTCGAGTTCGTCGCCGGCGTGTGGGGAATCGACACGTCGAGCGCGACTCCGGCCGAGCTGCCCGCGGCGGTCGACCGCGAGCTGGTTCGCGTGCTCGCGGCACTCGAGCGCGCGCGCTTCGCGAAACGACCCCGGCTCGAGCCTGTGGCAGAGCTCGCGTCGACGGCGCGAGAGCGGGTGCGGAATGTGGCGAATCTCCGCGCTTAGCCCGCTCGAGGCGGCGGCGTACGGCGTCGAGGCCCCGCGACTTCTGCTCGCGGGGCTCGCCTGCGTGGCGCTCCTCGCGTGGCTCGTGCTCGCGATCGGGCCGCGCCGGCTGCGCGTGCCGAGCGCGGGGGCGAATCCTTCGCGGGTCCGGCCCGACCTCGCGTTCCTGGTCTCGGTCGCGCTGCGGATCACCGCGCTCGCGCTGCTGGTGCTGGCGGCCGCTCGCCCGATCGGGCTGGTGCCGGAGAACCCGGCGGGCGGAACCGGCGTGGATCTGCTGATCGCGCTCGACGCCTCGGGCAGCATGCTCGCGCTCGACGGGCAGCTCGAAGGGCGGCAGGTGACGCGGCTCGAGCTCGCCAAGCGAGCCGTCGCGGAGCTCGTGCGCGCGCGCGGCGGTGACCGGATCGGTCTGGTCGCGTTCGGCGAGCACGCGTTCACGCAGTGCCCGCTCACCGTCGACCATCGACTCGTGCAGGAGGCGCTCGAACGCGTCGAGGCCGGGCTGGTCGGCGACGCGACGGCGCTCGGCGAGGCGATCGGGCTCGGCGCGCGCAGGCTCTCGATCCCCGGCGGCCCCGAGGACGGTCGGCGCATCCTCGTGGTGGTCACCGACGGGCGCCACAACTCCGGAAAGCTCGCTCCGAAGACCGCGGCGGAGCTCGCCGCGATGGCGGGCGTGCGCATCCACACCGTCGGAGTCGGCAGCTCGGGGCTGGTGCCGTTCGCGCAGCCGGGCCGGGGCACCCCGATGCGCTTCGAGCGCGTCGATCTGGATCGCCCCACACTCGAGAGTGTCGCCTCCGCGACGGGTGGTCGTTTCTTCCACGCCCGCCGGCCGGAAGATCTCGCCGGCGTCGCGGCCGCGATCGACCGGCTCGAGGCGCGGCCGACCGCGATCGAGCCGCGCTACCGGCACGCGACGCTCGCTCCCCACGCGCTCGCGCTCGCGCTCGCCCTGCTTCTGCTCGAAGCGGGGCTGGCGCACGGGATGTTGCGGAGGCTGCCGTGA
- a CDS encoding DUF58 domain-containing protein, translating into MHARRDRAPGAGLGSDSVKPDPIRSDAARASRALRLRARRDVSTSLTGAYRSAFRGQGLTFEELRDYAPGDDVRWLEWNATARLGRPIVKRMREERDLVVALLVDLSPSLEFGFAGETKLEAVRRAAAALAAAATAAQDRVALAVFSDGLVQALPPGTGRAALERIFRALATPGSGSGSGTDAAPALGWAAERLPRNSLVALISDFLFADPGAVLRRCAIKHDLIALRVRDPADQTDRRLPPVRVRDAEVRRTRLWRSGRDPDALLEAALPEAVLRSIGADCATLDSGTRLLPGLLRFFEERARRRS; encoded by the coding sequence CTGCACGCCCGACGCGATCGTGCGCCAGGTGCTGGCCTCGGTTCAGACTCCGTGAAGCCGGACCCGATCCGCAGCGACGCGGCTCGCGCCTCGCGCGCGCTGCGCCTGCGCGCGCGCCGCGACGTCTCGACCTCGCTCACCGGCGCCTACCGCAGCGCCTTCCGCGGGCAGGGGCTCACATTCGAGGAGCTTCGCGACTACGCGCCGGGGGACGACGTGCGCTGGCTGGAGTGGAACGCGACCGCGCGGCTGGGGCGCCCGATCGTGAAACGAATGCGCGAGGAGCGCGACCTGGTGGTCGCGCTTCTGGTCGACCTGTCCCCTTCGCTCGAATTCGGCTTCGCGGGCGAGACCAAGCTCGAAGCCGTGCGCCGCGCGGCGGCCGCGCTGGCCGCGGCCGCGACCGCCGCGCAGGACCGCGTCGCGCTCGCGGTCTTTTCGGACGGGCTCGTGCAGGCGCTTCCGCCCGGCACCGGGCGGGCCGCGCTCGAGCGGATCTTCCGAGCGCTCGCGACGCCCGGCTCGGGTTCCGGCTCCGGCACCGACGCCGCGCCCGCGCTCGGCTGGGCCGCCGAGCGGCTGCCGCGGAACTCACTGGTCGCGCTGATCTCGGATTTCCTGTTTGCCGATCCCGGCGCGGTGCTGCGCCGCTGCGCGATCAAGCACGATCTGATCGCCCTTCGCGTTCGCGACCCGGCGGATCAAACCGACCGGCGGCTGCCCCCGGTCCGCGTGCGCGACGCAGAAGTGCGTCGCACGCGGCTCTGGCGGAGCGGCCGCGATCCGGACGCCCTGCTCGAAGCGGCGCTTCCCGAAGCGGTGCTGCGCTCCATCGGCGCCGACTGCGCCACGCTCGACAGCGGCACGCGGCTACTGCCCGGCTTGCTGCGCTTCTTCGAGGAGCGCGCGCGGAGGCGGAGTTGA
- a CDS encoding MoxR family ATPase, translating into MARVLVGQRELVDGLLVALLCQGHVLVEGVPGLAKTTAVRAFARVLDLDFRRIQFTPDLLPADLLGTQVYEPASGSFRLHRGPLFHNVILADEINRAPAKVQSALLEAMEERQVTLAGESLRLPEPFLVMATQNPVEQEGVYRLPEAQVDRFMLKLRVDYPSREEEIEIVRSRTAPADLEQPEIAIGAVEVMSLRQTVRALHVEPSLVDYAVRLVEKSRELDAVELGGSPRASIYLIEAARARAFLEGREYVLPEDVKRVAPAVLRHRLLLSYEAEAEGCTPDAIVRQVLASVQTP; encoded by the coding sequence ATGGCGCGCGTGCTCGTCGGTCAGCGCGAGCTGGTCGACGGTCTGCTCGTCGCGCTGCTCTGCCAGGGGCACGTGCTGGTCGAGGGCGTGCCCGGGCTGGCCAAGACGACCGCGGTTCGCGCCTTCGCGCGCGTGCTCGACCTGGACTTCCGGCGCATCCAGTTCACGCCGGACCTGCTTCCGGCGGATCTGCTAGGCACGCAGGTGTACGAGCCCGCGAGCGGCAGCTTCCGCCTGCACCGCGGCCCGCTCTTCCACAACGTGATCCTCGCCGACGAGATCAACCGCGCTCCGGCGAAGGTGCAGAGCGCCCTGCTCGAGGCGATGGAGGAGCGCCAGGTCACGCTCGCGGGCGAGAGCCTGCGCCTGCCGGAGCCGTTCCTGGTCATGGCGACACAGAATCCGGTCGAGCAGGAGGGCGTCTACCGGCTTCCCGAGGCGCAGGTGGACCGCTTCATGCTGAAGCTCCGCGTCGACTACCCGTCGCGCGAGGAGGAGATCGAGATCGTGCGCAGCCGCACGGCGCCGGCGGACCTCGAGCAGCCCGAGATCGCGATCGGCGCGGTCGAGGTGATGAGCCTGCGCCAGACGGTGCGCGCGCTCCACGTCGAGCCGTCGCTCGTCGACTACGCGGTGCGCCTGGTCGAGAAAAGCCGCGAGCTCGACGCCGTCGAGCTCGGCGGCTCGCCGCGCGCGTCGATCTACCTGATCGAGGCCGCCCGCGCGCGCGCCTTCCTGGAGGGACGCGAGTACGTGCTTCCGGAGGACGTGAAGCGGGTCGCGCCTGCCGTCCTGCGCCACCGCCTGCTGCTCTCCTACGAGGCCGAGGCCGAGGGCTGCACGCCCGACGCGATCGTGCGCCAGGTGCTGGCCTCGGTTCAGACTCCGTGA
- a CDS encoding helix-turn-helix domain-containing protein yields the protein MEHMGFTEQMDDGHPRKRNRVRELRENKLMTQAQLAKKARVALRTIHSVEKGMNCRMDTKRKILIALGMRFEDKDQVFLD from the coding sequence ATGGAGCACATGGGCTTCACAGAACAGATGGACGACGGGCATCCCCGCAAGCGGAATCGGGTACGCGAGCTGCGCGAGAACAAGCTCATGACCCAGGCGCAGCTGGCCAAGAAGGCCAGGGTCGCCCTCCGCACGATCCACTCCGTGGAGAAGGGAATGAACTGCCGGATGGACACCAAGCGCAAGATCCTGATCGCGCTGGGCATGCGCTTCGAGGACAAGGACCAGGTCTTCCTCGACTGA